In Microtus pennsylvanicus isolate mMicPen1 chromosome 12, mMicPen1.hap1, whole genome shotgun sequence, the following proteins share a genomic window:
- the Ppat gene encoding amidophosphoribosyltransferase, which produces MDMEESGMSEECGVFGCIASGEWPTQLDVPHVITAGLGGLQHRGQESAGIVTSDGSSVPTFKVHKGMGFVNHVFTEDNLKKLYVSNLGIGHTRYATTGKCELESCQPFVVETLHGKIAVAHNGELVNAARLRKKLLRHGIGLYTSSDSEMITQLLAYTPPQERDNTPDWVARIKNLMKEAPTAYSLLIMHRDVIYAVRDPYGNRPLCIGRLISASDENGKEKKSSESAGWVVSSESGNFLSIGARYSHEVKPGEIVEISRHGVRTLDTIPRSEGDPVAFCIFEYVYFARPDSIFEGQMVYTVRYRCGQQLAIEAPVEADLVSTVPESATPAALGYAAKSGLPYVEVLCKNRYVGRTFIQPNMRLRQLGVAKKFGVLTDNFKGKRVVLVDDSIVRGNTISPIIRLLKESGAKEVHIRVASPPIKYPCFMGINIPTKEELIANKPEFDHLAEYLGANSVKYLSVEGLVSSVQQDIKFKKQKVKRHDITIQENGNGLECFEKTGHCTACLTGQYPVELEW; this is translated from the exons GGGTCAAGAGAGTGCTGGCATTGTGACCAGTGATGGGAGTTCAGTGCCTACATTCAAGGTGCATAAG GGAATGGgatttgtcaatcatgtttttaCTGAAGATAATTTGAAGAAATTGTATGTCTCAAATCTTGGAATTGGTCATACGAGATATGCCACAACAGGAAAGTGTGAGCTGGAGAGTTGCCAGCCATTCGTTGTTGAAACTCTGCATGGGAAAATAGCTGTGGCCCATAACGGTGAACTGGTAAATGCAGCTCGGCTAAGGAAAAAG CTTCTGCGCCATGGCATTGGGCTTTACACGTCCTCTGATAGTGAAATGATTACCCAGTTACTAGCCTACACCCCTCCTCAGGAAAGAGACAATACCCCAGACTGGGTCGCAAG AATTAAGAACTTAATGAAGGAAGCGCCCACTGCATACTCTCTGCTCATAATGCACAGGGATGTCATTTATGCAGTGCGTGATCCATACGGAAATCGTCCTCTCTGCATTGGTCGTCTTATTTCAGCATCTGATGAGAATGGCAAAG AGAAGAAATCTTCAGAGAGTGCAGGATGGGTGGTGTCTTCCGAGTCGGGCAACTTTCTCTCTATTGGCGCAAG ATATTCTCATGAAGTCAAGCCTGGAGAAATTGTAGAAATATCCAGGCACGGTGTCAGAACTCTTGATACGATACCAAGGTCTGAAGGAGACCCAGTGGCTTTTTGTATATTTGAATATGTTTATTTTGCAAGACCAGACAGTATATTTGAAG GCCAGATGGTTTATACAGTAAGGTACCGCTGTGGCCAGCAGCTGGCGATTGAAGCGCCTGTGGAGGCGGACTTGGTTAGCACGGTTCCAGAGTCAGCTACACCTGCAGCTCTTGGGTATGCGGCAAAG AGTGGACTGCCATACGTGGAGGTGCTGTGTAAAAACCGATATGTAGGaagaaccttcatccagccaAACATGAGGTTAAGACAACTTGGTGTTGCAAAAAAATTTGGCGTGTTGACTGACAACTTTAAAGGCAAGAGAGTTGTCCTTGTAGATGATTCGATTGTGAGAGGCAATACCATCTCACCCATCATAAGACTGCTCAAAGAATCCGGGGCAAAGGAG GTGCACATTCGAGTCGCTTCCCCACCAATAAAATATCCTTGCTTCATGGGAATAAATATACCCACCAAAGAAGAGCTGATAGCCAACAAACCAGAATTTGATCATCTTGCAGAATACCTCG GAGCAAACAGTGTTAAGTATCTGTCGGTGGAAGGACTGGTTTCATCTGTGCAACAAGACATCAAATTCAAGAAGCAGAAAGTGAAAAGACATGATATTACAATTCAAGAAAATGGCAATGGTCTGGAATGCTTTGAGAAGACGGGACACTGTACAGCCTGCCTCACCGGGCAGTACCCTGTGGAACTGGAATGGTAG